Genomic segment of Arctopsyche grandis isolate Sample6627 chromosome 11, ASM5162203v2, whole genome shotgun sequence:
CTTTAGTCCACTCATCATTCATTGAGTTTGGTGAATTACTTatctgaatttatttttataattcttacGTTGAACAATATATaaagtggttcggtgattactagtcaaatgtgaaccggtcacaggacaaccggtcgctctagatcggtcacacgtgatcacccgtcacactaaaactggtcacacccaaaaattcgaccaatttttaatttttgggtgtgaccagttttttcatgACCAATTtacgggtgtgaccagttttagtgtgacgggtgatcacgtgtgaccgatctagagcgaccggttgtcctgtgactggttcacatatgactagtagtccgtttaccatataaagtacatataagaGCATTGATttgaatgtataataatttagacttatatttataatattatatatgaattgtaaataatttttaaaattaaaaaatatatatttaagtattttgaAATAGCATTagtcatttttcattttcatttatgacATTCAGTAACGCTAaccttattgaaaaataaattatatgcatacatatatagtcgaaattttattttcattatgtccaaaattaaaatcacatttgaatctcatatttaaaataagcttACATCTTTAGACGGTATTCTGATTATGTACAAAACGATTGATAATTTTAAATCGACGCTCGTTTCCCCTGATTGAGCAAGAGCATCAGAGAAGGCCGCTGTTTGGGTGGCGGATCCTCTCTCTCCTCGCACGGACCGGCTCCGCTGCCCGACATTAACAACTCTTGAGGACTGTAGTGCTTGCTTCCGAGACAATTGCACGAGCAAACCTGAAAGAAAACGAAATTTCAAAAACAACACCCAAATTTGATCAAATCATATCTTAAAGTACTCCAATTACCGAAGTCTGATCTTCGTCTAATACGCCGCGAATGTTTCCATGACCTGCCAGTAGTTTACCGTTAACGGCTACCACTTCTCCGTCCAACGTCAATACGTGATGCGACGACGATTGCATTTCGTTGTCGTCTCTTTTCGTATCTTCAGCATTCCTGACGaatattaaatcatttaataaacACACATAATGAAATGAATTCTGATTTGTTCGATATTATTCATAGTACATTGTCATGAATCGTAGAACTAATAAGTTTATACTGGCAGCTACGACGGCAAGGCCGAACAGTATGAAGACCAGACTCAAAGCCACATATCCCGGTTTGCTCGTCAAAGCTTGGTCATTCTGTAGACGGtaataattgttttaaaatcaatacattTATGACTGTGCCGAGTCAGTATATATTCATATAGTACCTGTAATGCTACATAATCGCCGAATCCGATTGTAGTAAGTGTGACGAAGCAGTAATAGAAACTGTCGAAGTAACTCCATCCTTCGTAACGGGAAAAAACAGCAGCTCCTGTGtgagaatattatatttaatacatttcaCTCAGTCATGAGGTGAGCGAATCAACAGTCGAATAGAAACCAGTGGTTATGATGACGGATGATAGTAGTCCTGTCGCAAGCATAAGGTTCATTTCAGTCGCTTCTGTAGTGTTACATCGAAGGTAGCATTTTGCACGTCTTATCACGACAGACGCAAACTTGTTCAATCTTTCGCCGATGCTCTGGAACATCACCAGTCCCAACGGTATCCCCACCTGAAGATTTAACACTTTTAAGTGCTATTAGAATACTGTTTTAATATCATAGATGTGTTGCACAGTCCAGATTGCGCTAAATATGTGCTTCCTACTCTATTATGCTACATCCATATACCTTCCTTATTACTAGAGACCCATATTTTGGgcactttgctattaatgcttaattgatgctaaattcgtaaaatatgcgaatagatgctaaaataacaaacaaaaatgaaatttgcataaaatttataaaattaatagacaatttagaagggtcttcctatccctttgcccatttattatgtgaagaaattgaggggataaaacagagcttgcagtttaccatagaccaTAGTTTTCATCGGCTATATTATAAGTacaaactacctacctaccttaCATGTTGTAGGGATATAGCAAGACTTGTACCATACGAAACTAGGTCGATgttatcacctatttccctcatcgaacttaatctgtacaaatgacatcatcacGTCCTattctcgtacacgaaagtcagccgtggccgaaataccGCCATAAAGGCGATcatagaacacaaaggaagacctcgaccccgttggaatcttccagaacgtgatctcaccagcccagctacacgttgctcaagcaacacctttataaaccagcgcatcgtccccagatgccagtgagcttcaggaactcgacctggctcgttccagtgaatcccctacctacttcgctgtacatacaaatacacctgtattaatcgagtaataaagatcctcttcaaaattcaactgaatttccataggccgggaaacagTCCAAACCTTTAACCCGCTCTATAATACGTCAGACCGTTAGATCCAACAGAACCCTTCAACTTAACCCTACCTACTTCGctgtcttcctatccctttgcccatttattatgtgaagaaattgagaggataaaacagagcttgcagtttaccatagacggtgtttttcctgtcgaaaccaagcaactgcttttgtctactactgaacTGAACAAAAGAAGatagttggagctgtgtatccaaaaggctgttCAAAAAagtgtcttaaaactagactcgcactcaagactaaatgagacaaatctattcctccgaacattgagtaaactattcaatccatctgtggcaggttcaaaatctaatattaatgttaaagaaacagttttgttttttagaaacctgccattgtttaatgtattaacagaggcggAATGTTtcgaaggatatcagcactttttagacaattaatagagaatataaaaagtgaatccacgccggatatattgctattattgatggcaacaaaaattaaatatgaagagtttggttgtgcagctctaaaatctatttggtgtcccgttaatagtgtggatgctgaaaggtattttagtaaatacaatataattgttaccgatcgtagcacgaatctcaaaaaataatctgaagaaatatgctccatgctaagttttaatcaattttaattggtattatatttttatattcatattttttgtctttgtatttttatattcatgtttttttcattgtaattttaatttcaaaacatttttgaatttttctattattttttaatcgttgtgttgtctttaaattgtatatgtatatgtatataaattttattaaaattcatcgaaattttttattatttaaaattaaactcttcataaaaatagatgctaaattgaacatttttaatgccctaaaacactaaaatgcaaaatgaaaatgctaaaattgacaaaaatagatgcccaaaatacagGTCACATTTGTAACctattttgcttttttcctacattctctcgggtaccattcgaatg
This window contains:
- the LOC143919423 gene encoding two pore potassium channel protein sup-9-like translates to MHIETWLGVDIGSVMKKQNVRTLSLVVCTFTYLLIGAAVFDALESDTERRRWEMLSDIKNGLVRKYNITPEDYHMIEIVIIENKPHKAGPQWKFAGAFYFATVVIAVIGYGHSTPVTIGGKAFCMAYAMVGIPLGLVMFQSIGERLNKFASVVIRRAKCYLRCNTTEATEMNLMLATGLLSSVIITTGAAVFSRYEGWSYFDSFYYCFVTLTTIGFGDYVALQNDQALTSKPGYVALSLVFILFGLAVVAASINLLVLRFMTMNAEDTKRDDNEMQSSSHHVLTLDGEVVAVNGKLLAGHGNIRGVLDEDQTSVCSCNCLGSKHYSPQELLMSGSGAGPCEEREDPPPKQRPSLMLLLNQGKRASI